The following coding sequences lie in one Oryctolagus cuniculus chromosome 7, mOryCun1.1, whole genome shotgun sequence genomic window:
- the KANK4 gene encoding KN motif and ankyrin repeat domain-containing protein 4, translating into MEKTDAKDQSFPGNEKKKDPPKSHPYSVETPYGFHLDLDFLKYVDDIEKGNTIKRIPIHRRAKQAKFSTLPRNFSLPDSGARPHVALPHQNWSPGVSRKALLGTREQTQSLPLGDPPQASASSSELSYHRKALLAEAARQLEAAAPENAELAPGGARPHLLRASSMPATLLQSRAPEELSLSSAPPIPPAFPPPPGEGSVCDGTLGPMEGFAAVHSSSPGASTQVKVRELGDLGPGISELVLEAAEPPEGEMKAVSHLPLPSPPSSFPVALVVLEDAEDKTRDADTLFTPSSLTPSPPPLPSPIPESELPLEEIELNISEIPPPPPVEVEVRSIGIRVTEESLGLAGMDPGSISSLKQQLSALEGELSGRTKELAQVRAALQQQEEETKAREQRIQELECAVAQLEGKLSQGSTREAEGQTDATVNTDPLHGLVARESCDKSIGVNLVGIMDSESWGVRGEENGLPWGQDSHSQGLAERVPPPQLSLPQGPKRVLTSPLHSCLSTELRIEEAGSEQEGDPRGGAEGLAEGARGSSWSSDGEAPPAGREETSSELPGKERPGRPPSSPTDATIGQYVKKIQELLQEQWNCLEHGYPELASAIKQPASKLSSIQSQLLSSLNLLLSAYSAQAPAQKEPPAPSSPPVEISPSTSLKSIMKKKDYGFRAGGNGTKKNLQFVGVNGGYETTSSEETSDEDSTPEDLSEGEAEKKRDGPEHRRARDAHPSCEPGQGVPEDASNAGQERGPGEEAPHAKAERYKPSEEFLIACRALSQHLPETGTLTDGLPRQSLNAISQEWFRVSSRKSSSPAVVAAYLLGVQSLSPRLLKLLVNLADRNGNTALHYSVSHANFPVVKLLLDTGVCNVDHQNKAGYTAVMITPLASAETDEDMAVVWKLLREGNVNIQATQGGQTALMLGVSHDREDMVQALLSCQADVNLQDHEGSSALMLACHHGNADLVRLLLAHPACDSNLTDKAGRTALSIALNSPALVEMAGLLRAHAEQGRSLGL; encoded by the exons ATGGAGAAGACAGACG CCAAAGACCAGTCCTTTCCGGggaatgaaaagaagaaagaccCTCCAAAGAGCCATCCTTACTCTGTGGAGACCCCATATGGCTTTCACTTAGACCTGGACTTCCTCAAGTATGTGGATGACATTGAGAAGGGAAACACCATCAAGAGGATTCCTATCCACAGAAGGGCCAAGCAGGCCAAGTTCAGCACTCTGCCCCGAAACTTCAGCCTTCCAGACAGCGGGGCCCGCCCCCACGTAGCTCTTCCCCACCAAAACTGGTCCCCAGGGGTATCAAGGAAGGCACTGCTGGGGACTCGGGAGCAAACGCAGTCACTGCCCCTGGGTGATCCCCCGCAGGCCTCAGCCAGCAGCAGTGAGCTGAGCTACCATAGGAAGGCGCTGCTGGCAGAGGCCGCCAGGCAGCTGGAGGCTGCGGCTCCCGAGAACGCCGAGCTCGCCCCTGGGGGTGCACGACCCCACCTCCTGAGAGCGTCCAGCATGCCGGCCACGCTGCTGCAAAGCCGGGCCCCGGAGGAGTTGAGCCTGAGCTCAGCGCCCCCcatccctcctgccttccctccacCGCCAGGTGAAGGCAGTGTCTGCGATGGCACATTGGGCCCCATGGAAGGGTTTGCAGCTGtacacagctccagcccaggAGCGTCAACCCAAGTGAAAGTCAGAGAGTTGGGAGACCTGGGGCCGGGGATTTCGGAGCTGGTCCTGGAGGCGGCCGAGCCTCCTGAAGGTGAAATGAAGGCTGTCAGTCACCTCCCTCTCCCAAGTCCTCCTTCCTCGTTCCCAGTGGCGCTTGTGGTTCTGGAGGATGCAGAAGACAAAACCAGAGACGCCGACACGCTGTTCACCCCCAGCTCCCTGACACCAAGCCCTCCACCTCTGCCATCACCCATCCCTGAAAGTGAGCTGCCCCTAGAAGAAATTGAGCTCAATATCAGCGAGATCCCGCCCCCGCCACCTGTAGAGGTGGAGGTGCGAAGCATTGGCATTCGGGTAACGGAGGAAAGCCTGGGTCTGGCTGGGATGGATCCTGGCAGCATTTCCAGCCTGAAGCAGCAGCTCTCGGCCCTTGAGGGTGAGTTGTCTGGAAGAACCAAAGAACTGGCTCAAGTCAGAGCTgccctgcagcagcaggaagaggaaaCCAAGGCTAGGGAGCAGAGGATTCAAGAGCTAGAGTGTGCTGTAGCCCAGCTGGAAGGAAAGCTTAGCCAAGGGAGCACCAGAGAGGCCGAGGGCCAGACTGATGCCACGGTGAACACTGACCCTCTCCATGGACTGGTGGCCAGGGAGTCATGCGACAAGAGCATTGGGGTCAACCTGGTGGGCATCATGGACTCTGAAAGCTGGGGGGTCAGAGGAGAGGAGAATGGCCTCCCATGGGGGCAAGACAGTCACTCACAAGGACTTGCAGAGCGTGTGCCACCACCCCAGCTGTCACTGCCACAGGGACCCAAGAGGGTCCTCACCTCCcctttacacagctgcctctccacCGAACTCAGGATCGAAGAAGCAGGCTCTGAGCAGGAAGGAGACCCTCGGGGAGGAGCTGAGGGCCTGGCCGAGGGAGCAAGAGGCTCTTCATGGAGCAGCGATGGAGAAGCTCCCCCAGCAGGAAGAGAGGAAACCAGTTCCGAGCTCCCAGGCAAGGAGCGCCCAGGAAGACCACCAAGTTCGCCAACCGATGCCACGATTGGGCAATATGTGAAGAAAATCCAGGAACTGCTGCAGGAGCAGTGGAACTGCCTGGAGCACGGGTACCCGGAGCTGGCCAGTGCCATCAAGCAGCCGGCCTCCAAGCTCAGCAGCATCCAGAGCCAGCTGCTGAGCTCCCTCAACCTGCTGCTCTCTGCCTACTCGGCCCAGGCGCCAGCGCAGAAGGAGCCCCCTGCTCCATCCTCCCCGCCAGTGG AGATCTCCCCGTCGACCAGCCTTAAATCCATTATGAAAAAGAAAGACTATGGCTTCCGTGCAGGAGGTAATGGGACCAAAAAGAACCTTCAGTTTGTTGGGGTTAACGGTGG CTACGAGACCACCTCAAGCGAGGAGACCAGCGATGAGGACAGCACCCCGGAGGACTTGTCTGAAGGCGAGGCTGAGAAGAAGCGCGACGGTCCGGAACACAGGCGGGCCAGGGATGCCCACCCCAGCTGTGAACCCGGGCAGGGCGTCCCTGAGGACGCCAGCAACGCCGGCCAGGAAAGGGGGCCTGGGGAAGAAGCCCCCCACGCCAAGGCTGAGAG atATAAACCCTCAGAAGAATTTCTGATTGCCTGTCGGGCCCTGAGCCAACACCTGCCAGAGACTGGGACCCTCACCGACGGACTCCCG AGGCAGAGCCTGAATGCCATCAGCCAGGAGTGGTTCCGTGTCTCCAGCCGGAAGTCGTCCAGCCCTGCCGTGGTGGCCGCCTACCTCCTCGGGGTCCAGTCTCTGTCCCCACGTCTCCTGAAGCTGCTTGTCAACTTGGCTGACCGCAACGGGAACACGGCCCTTCACTACAGCGTGTCCCATGCCAACTTCCCCgtggtgaagctgctgctggaCACAG GTGTATGCAATGTGGATCATCAGAACAAAGCCGGCTACACTGCTGTGATGATCACACCCTTGGCTTCGGCGGAGACTGATGAAGACATGGCTGTTGTCTGGAAGCTCTTAAGGGAAGGAAATGTGAACATCCAGGCTACGCAG GGGGGCCAGACGGCACTGATGCTGGGAGTCAGCCACGACCGGGAGGACATGGTGCAAGCGCTCCTGAGCTGCCAGGCAGACGTCAACCTGCAAGACCACGAGGGATCCTCAGCCCTCATGCTGGCCTGTCACCATGGCAACGCCGACCTGGTGCGGCTGCTCCTGGCACACCCGGCCTGCGACAGCAATCTGACTGACAAG